Proteins found in one Anopheles aquasalis chromosome 3, idAnoAquaMG_Q_19, whole genome shotgun sequence genomic segment:
- the LOC126577369 gene encoding U4/U6 small nuclear ribonucleoprotein Prp31, whose amino-acid sequence MSLADELLADLEDDNDDVEEDVEIKEEPKSTAPDGEGSNDGSGDEEDAIIFDLKDEPMEINFSVASIREICRLRDSDRLANVLSQIETYAKNPRTTKEMVGNVESDPEYQLIVEANNIAVDIDNEISTIHKFVKDKYQKRFPELDSLIMAEMDYIRSVRELGNDLDQAKNNERLQEILTQATIMIVSVTASTTQGVKLEKPELEQIFEACDMAVELNDFKSKIFDYVESRMTFIAPNMSMIVGASTAAKLVGLAGGLTKLSKMPACNVQVLGAQKKTLSGFSKVAMLPHTGYVYYCDIVQDTAPDLRRKAARLVAAKCTLAARVDASHASHLGEIGQRFREDIEKKLDKLQEPPPVKFIKPLPKPIEGGKKKRGGKRVRKMKERYAITEFRKQANRMNFGDIDEDAYQEDLGYTRGTIGKTGTGRIRLPQIDEKTKVRISKTLQKNLQKQQQVWGGSTTVKKHISGTASSVAFTPLQGLEIVNPQAAEKPTGDTGAKYFSNTSGFLSVGKKTT is encoded by the exons ATGTCTCTCGCCGACGAACTGCTTGCCGATCTCGAggatgataacgatgatgtCGAGGAGGACGTGGAAATCAAGGAAGAACCGAAGTCAACCGCACCGGATGGTGAGGGTTCCAACGATGGTTCGGGAGACGAGGAAGACGCCATCATCTTTGATCTCAAAGATGAGCCGATGGAGATAAACTTCTCCGTGGCGTCGATCCGAGAAATCTGCCGATTACGGGACTCGGACCGTTTGGCCAACGTTCTGTCACAGATTGAAACGTACGCGAAGAACCCACGGACGACCAAGGAGATGGTCGGAAATGTGGAATCGGATCCAGAGTACCAGCTGATTGTGGAAGCGAATAACATTGCGGTCGATATTGATAATGAAATTT CCACGATACACAAGTTCGTCAAAGACAAGTACCAAAAGCGGTTCCCGGAGCTCGACTCTCTGATTATGGCGGAAATGGACTACATCCGGAGTGTGCGCGAGCTAGGAAATGATCTCGATCAAGCGAAGAACAACGAACGGTTACAGGAGATTCTGACTCAAGCAACAATCATGATCGTGTCCGTCACTGCATCAACAACCCAAGG TGTTAAACTGGAAAAGCCCGAACTGGAGCAAATCTTCGAAGCCTGCGATATGGCAGTGGAGTTGAATGATTTCAAAAGCAAAATCTTTGATTACGTCGAAAGCAGAATGACATTCATTGCACCCAATATGTCGATGATAGTTGGTGCCTCGACAGCGGCCAAGCTGGTTGGATTGGCCGGAGGTCTAACGAAGCTTTCCAAGATGCCCGCTTGTAACGTGCAAGTGCTTGGAGCTCAAAAGAAAACACTCTCCGG CTTCTCAAAGGTGGCCATGCTACCGCATACTGGGTACGTGTACTATTGTGACATTGTGCAAGACACTGCACCGGATCTACGTCGAAAGGCTGCTCGGCTAGTAGCGGCCAAATGTACTCTGGCAGCACGCGTTGACGCATCTCACGCAAGTCACCTGGGCGAGATTGGGCAGCGGTTCCGGGAGGATATAGAGAAGAAACTCGATAAGCTAcaagaaccaccaccggtgaaaTTTATCAAACCACTTCCCAAACCAATCGAGGGTGGCAAGAAGAAACGTGGTGGTAAGCGTGTCCGTAAGATGAAGGAGCGGTATGCCATCACCGAGTTCCGCAAACAAGCGAATCGTATGAACTTTGGCGAC ATTGACGAGGATGCCTATCAGGAAGATCTCGGTTATACTCGTGGCACAATCGGTAAAACAGGCACCGGTAGGATTCGTTTGCCGCAAATCGATGAAAAGACGAAAGTGCGCATCAGCAAGACACTGCAGAAGAACctccagaagcagcaacaagtcTGGGGAGGCAGCACGACGGTCAAGAAGCACATCTCCGGTACGGCATCGAGCGTAGCTTTTACGCCGTTGCAGGGATTGGAAATCGTCAATCCGCAGGCTGCGGAAAAACCGACCGGCGATACCGGGGCCAAATATTTCTCCAATACCTCCGGCTTTCTGTCGGTTGGCAAGAAAACGACTTAA